The proteins below come from a single Sphingomicrobium sediminis genomic window:
- a CDS encoding metal-dependent hydrolase, translated as MDNITHSLAGALLGQMGLKRLTARAMPTLIIAANLPDIDALTLILGGNEHLAHRRGITHGPIAMVVLPIILTGLVLLYDKWRPAKETVKPGWILACAFIGCLSHPALDWLNVYGIRFLEPFSDEWYAGDTLFIIDIWVWLALLGGIHFSRGIEKRGGRRFGFPAALSFILISAYIVGNGWLTGQAETQSREIVGKQYRIIPERVVAAPVPFEFWRREIYWRGGYLYGSGEYGFPDGALLTGRPEPISFDHPALAAARDRDDVEAYLFWSRMPVVVEKDGRVLLKDQRFMDEGVSNAFTVDLGPAE; from the coding sequence ATGGATAATATCACGCACAGCCTTGCGGGGGCACTTCTCGGACAGATGGGATTGAAGCGGCTGACGGCGCGCGCGATGCCGACGCTGATCATCGCCGCCAACCTGCCCGATATCGATGCGCTGACTCTGATCCTCGGGGGGAACGAGCATCTCGCCCATCGCCGCGGGATCACCCATGGCCCGATCGCAATGGTCGTATTGCCGATCATCCTGACCGGGCTGGTGCTGCTCTACGACAAATGGCGACCTGCCAAGGAGACGGTGAAGCCAGGCTGGATTCTGGCCTGCGCCTTCATCGGCTGCCTGTCGCATCCCGCGCTAGACTGGCTCAATGTTTACGGCATCCGTTTCCTCGAGCCGTTCAGCGACGAATGGTATGCGGGCGATACCCTGTTCATCATCGATATCTGGGTGTGGCTGGCTTTGCTCGGCGGGATCCATTTCTCGCGCGGGATCGAGAAAAGGGGCGGGCGGCGTTTCGGCTTTCCCGCGGCGCTCTCCTTCATCCTCATTTCCGCTTACATCGTCGGCAATGGCTGGCTGACCGGGCAGGCGGAAACGCAGAGCCGCGAGATTGTCGGCAAGCAGTATCGGATCATTCCCGAGCGCGTGGTGGCCGCGCCTGTGCCCTTCGAATTCTGGCGCCGCGAAATCTATTGGCGGGGCGGCTATCTCTACGGGTCGGGCGAATATGGCTTCCCCGACGGCGCACTGCTGACCGGGCGGCCGGAGCCGATCAGCTTCGACCATCCTGCGCTGGCGGCAGCGCGCGATCGCGATGATGTCGAGGCCTATCTCTTCTGGTCGCGCATGCCGGTGGTGGTCGAGAAAGACGGGCGCGTCTTGCTCAAGGACCAGCGCTTCATGGACGAGGGCGTTTCGAACGCCTTCACCGTCGATCTGGGGCCTGCCGAATGA